A single genomic interval of Takifugu flavidus isolate HTHZ2018 chromosome 19, ASM371156v2, whole genome shotgun sequence harbors:
- the gzf1 gene encoding GDNF-inducible zinc finger protein 1 isoform X1: MSVAELILKTTAGVMGGGVIELTAKNYHRNILASLQLLRLQGLLSDVSVHVDYQGDVQVFQAHRVMLAASSGYFREHLLAPDSAPQGKVLLSNMHFNYFSKFLEFVYTGKVEVSKDKIADVLAAALSLDCKDLAEVCGEAMTVGILENHTKKLSAKRDEDTGHLGGTKRKKHKPQRLHSPQSSENEDQAKKAKVAPKKRQVNTLKLCFGGRKVLQRRVSLKRAEGDDENKFSVEDNDEGTQVESPSKNSEDKGEETNLGEETNLGEETNLEEPAFQPDDWTCQEDAQSNDTENDLSPEAEEEGTEGGGEGEEAFKRTSKAQFQCNKCQRTFHYERSYLKHISTYHGVKADVVYRCETCQQTFANQSNLKIHEKHVHSSERLFPCSHCEKTFKRKKDVVRHQRQVHERSNLQYICSDCGKSLSSKTALMLHQRTHTGMRPYECPDCQARFTQNSALKMHRRIHTGEKPFACDQCEARFTQKHMLAYHKRSHTGEKPFMCEACGKSFASKEYLRHHSNIHTGSKPYKCEECSRCFAQRNSLHQHLKIHTGERPYSCKDCEKQFTQLNALQRHQRIHTGEKPYMCGLCCRTFTDKSTLRRHTMVHDSDAPWKTYLVVLEGNVENKKAKLPTKVKVEKAAGGREKSTAARKSHGAAAATVPEDATEAAVTGDGMEAVDGSDKIHTDAILVPAGPVPLPPEWTTHGAITLVSHGTSGEITVIHTDMSTGTQMQPIVTTEDTETRVIALSTSAIPVPFSIPMSLAQPIPMSSETSTISLSVPTLSIPVSVSDATSGSASSVLGAATSHTILAPVSESDVASEVDILHSSIQLVTVGEEEGESAAVETDDGSTAGPKNDQEDAV, translated from the exons ATGTCGGTGGCCGAGCTCATTTTGAAAACGA ctgcaggagtaaTGGGAGGCGGCGTGATCGAGCTCACCGCTAAGAACTACCATAGAAACATCCTTGCTTCCCTACAGCTGCTGAGGCTACAGGGACTGCTGAGTGATGTTTCAGTGCACGTAGACTACCAGGGAGATGTGCAAGTGTTCCAGGCCCACAGAGTGATGCTTGCAGCATCCAGCGGCTACTTCAGGGAGCACCTTCTTGCTCCAGATTCTGCACCCCAAGGAAAGGTGTTACTATCAAACATGCACTTCAACTACTTCTCCAAGTTTTTAGAGTTTGTTTACACCGGTAAAGTTGAAGTCTCCAAAGACAAGATTGCAGATGTTCTGGCAGCAGCACTAAGTTTGGACTGTAAAGATCTGGCTGAGGTTTGTGGGGAGGCAATGACTGTTGGAATCCTAGAGAATCATACAAAGAAGTTATCTGCAAAAAGGGATGAGGATACAGGTCACTTAGGTGGCACCAAAAGGAAAAAGCACAAGCCTCAAAGGTTGCACTCTCCACAAAGCTCTGAGAATGAAGATCAGGCCAAAAAAGCCAAAGTTGCACCTAAAAAAAGACAAGTCAACACGTTGAAGCTCTGCTTTGGTGGTCGCAAAGTCCTTCAGAGACGTGTGTCGCTCAAAAGGGCCGAGGGCGACGATGAAAACAAATTTAGTGTTGAAGACAACGATGAAGGGACCCAGGTAGAGTCACCGTCAAAGAATTCAGAAGACAAGGGAGAAGAGACGAACTTGGGAGAAGAGACGAACTTGGGAGAAGAGACGAACTTGGAAGAGCCAGCTTTTCAACCCGACGACTGGACCTGTCAGGAGGACGCGCAGAGCAATGATACTGAAAACGACTTATCcccagaagcagaagaagaggggacagaaggaggaggagagggtgaggaggCATTTAAAAGAACTTCCAAAGCCCAGTTCCAGTGTAACAAGTGTCAGCGGACTTTTCACTATGAAAGAAGCTACTTAAAACACATCAG CACCTACCATGGCGTTAAAGCAGATGTCGTTTATCGCTGTGAGACCTGCCAGCAAACCTTTGCTAACCAAAGTAACCTGAAGATCCACGAAAAGCATGTCCACAGTTCCGAGAGGCTTTTCCCCTGCAGCCACTGCGAGAAGACCTTCAAACGGAAGAAGGATGTGGTCCGTCACCAGAGACAG GTCCACGAACGCAGCAACCTGCAGTACATCTGCTCCGACTGCGGAAAGTCGCTCAGCTCCAAAACGGCCCTGATGCTGCATCAGAGGACGCACACGGGCATGAGGCCTTACGAGTGCCCCGACTGTCAGGCCAGGTTTACCCAGAATTCTGCACTCAAGATGCACCGCAG GATTCACACTGGGGAGAAGCCTTTTGCGTGCGACCAGTGCGAGGCCCGGTTCACGCAGAAGCACATGCTGGCCTATCACAAGCGATCCCACACAG GAGAGAAACCGTTCATGTGTGAGGCCTGCGGAAAGAGCTTTGCATCCAAAGAATACCTGCGACACCACTCCAACATCCACACCGGCTCCAAACCTTACAAGTGCGAGGAGTGCAGCCGCTGCTTCGCTCAGAGGAACTCCCTCCATCAACACCTGAAAATACACACAG GCGAGCGTCCGTACAGCTGTAAAGACTGCGAGAAGCAGTTCACGCAGCTCAATGCCCTCCAGAGGCACCAGCGCATCCACACAGGAGAGAAGCCCTACATGTGTGGCCTCTGCTGCCGCACGTTCACCGACAAGTCCACCCTCCGCAGGCACACCATG GTGCATGACTCAGACGCTCCGTGGAAAACCTACCTGGTCGTGCTAGAAGGCAATGTGGAGAACAAGAAAGCCAAACTTCCCACCAAAGTAAAGGTGGAAAAAGCTGCAGGGGGAAGGGAGAAAAGCACCGCTGCCAGGAAAAGTCACGGCGCTGCCGCCGCCACCGTCCCTGAAGATGCCACAGAAGCTGCCGTCACTGGCGATGGTATGGAAGCTGTAGACGGCTCTGATAAAATCCACACCGACGCTATTTTGGTTCCAGCCGGGCCAgtccccctccctcctgaatGGACCACTCATGGGGCCATTACACTGGTCAGCCACGGCACGTCCGGCGAGATCACCGTCATCCATACTGACATGAGCACCGGGACCCAGATGCAGCCTATTGTGACCACGGAGGACACTGAGACGCGCGTCATCGCTCTCTCCACGTCAGCCATCCCTGTCCCGTTCTCCATTCCCATGTCCCTCGCTCAACCCATCCCAATGTCTTCGGAGACCTCCACCATCTCTCTGTCAGTTCCCACCCTCTCAATTCCCGTCTCCGTCTCCGACGCCACGTCGGGGTCCGCGTCATCCGTTCTAGGAGCTGCCACTTCACACACCATTCTGGCCCCAGTTTCAGAGAGCGACGTTGCGTCAGAGGTGGATATTTTACACTCTAGCATTCAGCTCGTGACCGTtggggaggaagaaggagagtcTGCTGCCGTGGAGACGGACGACGGCTCAACCGCTGGACCCAAAAATGACCAAGAAGATGCGGTGTAG
- the gzf1 gene encoding GDNF-inducible zinc finger protein 1 isoform X2: MGGGVIELTAKNYHRNILASLQLLRLQGLLSDVSVHVDYQGDVQVFQAHRVMLAASSGYFREHLLAPDSAPQGKVLLSNMHFNYFSKFLEFVYTGKVEVSKDKIADVLAAALSLDCKDLAEVCGEAMTVGILENHTKKLSAKRDEDTGHLGGTKRKKHKPQRLHSPQSSENEDQAKKAKVAPKKRQVNTLKLCFGGRKVLQRRVSLKRAEGDDENKFSVEDNDEGTQVESPSKNSEDKGEETNLGEETNLGEETNLEEPAFQPDDWTCQEDAQSNDTENDLSPEAEEEGTEGGGEGEEAFKRTSKAQFQCNKCQRTFHYERSYLKHISTYHGVKADVVYRCETCQQTFANQSNLKIHEKHVHSSERLFPCSHCEKTFKRKKDVVRHQRQVHERSNLQYICSDCGKSLSSKTALMLHQRTHTGMRPYECPDCQARFTQNSALKMHRRIHTGEKPFACDQCEARFTQKHMLAYHKRSHTGEKPFMCEACGKSFASKEYLRHHSNIHTGSKPYKCEECSRCFAQRNSLHQHLKIHTGERPYSCKDCEKQFTQLNALQRHQRIHTGEKPYMCGLCCRTFTDKSTLRRHTMVHDSDAPWKTYLVVLEGNVENKKAKLPTKVKVEKAAGGREKSTAARKSHGAAAATVPEDATEAAVTGDGMEAVDGSDKIHTDAILVPAGPVPLPPEWTTHGAITLVSHGTSGEITVIHTDMSTGTQMQPIVTTEDTETRVIALSTSAIPVPFSIPMSLAQPIPMSSETSTISLSVPTLSIPVSVSDATSGSASSVLGAATSHTILAPVSESDVASEVDILHSSIQLVTVGEEEGESAAVETDDGSTAGPKNDQEDAV, translated from the exons aTGGGAGGCGGCGTGATCGAGCTCACCGCTAAGAACTACCATAGAAACATCCTTGCTTCCCTACAGCTGCTGAGGCTACAGGGACTGCTGAGTGATGTTTCAGTGCACGTAGACTACCAGGGAGATGTGCAAGTGTTCCAGGCCCACAGAGTGATGCTTGCAGCATCCAGCGGCTACTTCAGGGAGCACCTTCTTGCTCCAGATTCTGCACCCCAAGGAAAGGTGTTACTATCAAACATGCACTTCAACTACTTCTCCAAGTTTTTAGAGTTTGTTTACACCGGTAAAGTTGAAGTCTCCAAAGACAAGATTGCAGATGTTCTGGCAGCAGCACTAAGTTTGGACTGTAAAGATCTGGCTGAGGTTTGTGGGGAGGCAATGACTGTTGGAATCCTAGAGAATCATACAAAGAAGTTATCTGCAAAAAGGGATGAGGATACAGGTCACTTAGGTGGCACCAAAAGGAAAAAGCACAAGCCTCAAAGGTTGCACTCTCCACAAAGCTCTGAGAATGAAGATCAGGCCAAAAAAGCCAAAGTTGCACCTAAAAAAAGACAAGTCAACACGTTGAAGCTCTGCTTTGGTGGTCGCAAAGTCCTTCAGAGACGTGTGTCGCTCAAAAGGGCCGAGGGCGACGATGAAAACAAATTTAGTGTTGAAGACAACGATGAAGGGACCCAGGTAGAGTCACCGTCAAAGAATTCAGAAGACAAGGGAGAAGAGACGAACTTGGGAGAAGAGACGAACTTGGGAGAAGAGACGAACTTGGAAGAGCCAGCTTTTCAACCCGACGACTGGACCTGTCAGGAGGACGCGCAGAGCAATGATACTGAAAACGACTTATCcccagaagcagaagaagaggggacagaaggaggaggagagggtgaggaggCATTTAAAAGAACTTCCAAAGCCCAGTTCCAGTGTAACAAGTGTCAGCGGACTTTTCACTATGAAAGAAGCTACTTAAAACACATCAG CACCTACCATGGCGTTAAAGCAGATGTCGTTTATCGCTGTGAGACCTGCCAGCAAACCTTTGCTAACCAAAGTAACCTGAAGATCCACGAAAAGCATGTCCACAGTTCCGAGAGGCTTTTCCCCTGCAGCCACTGCGAGAAGACCTTCAAACGGAAGAAGGATGTGGTCCGTCACCAGAGACAG GTCCACGAACGCAGCAACCTGCAGTACATCTGCTCCGACTGCGGAAAGTCGCTCAGCTCCAAAACGGCCCTGATGCTGCATCAGAGGACGCACACGGGCATGAGGCCTTACGAGTGCCCCGACTGTCAGGCCAGGTTTACCCAGAATTCTGCACTCAAGATGCACCGCAG GATTCACACTGGGGAGAAGCCTTTTGCGTGCGACCAGTGCGAGGCCCGGTTCACGCAGAAGCACATGCTGGCCTATCACAAGCGATCCCACACAG GAGAGAAACCGTTCATGTGTGAGGCCTGCGGAAAGAGCTTTGCATCCAAAGAATACCTGCGACACCACTCCAACATCCACACCGGCTCCAAACCTTACAAGTGCGAGGAGTGCAGCCGCTGCTTCGCTCAGAGGAACTCCCTCCATCAACACCTGAAAATACACACAG GCGAGCGTCCGTACAGCTGTAAAGACTGCGAGAAGCAGTTCACGCAGCTCAATGCCCTCCAGAGGCACCAGCGCATCCACACAGGAGAGAAGCCCTACATGTGTGGCCTCTGCTGCCGCACGTTCACCGACAAGTCCACCCTCCGCAGGCACACCATG GTGCATGACTCAGACGCTCCGTGGAAAACCTACCTGGTCGTGCTAGAAGGCAATGTGGAGAACAAGAAAGCCAAACTTCCCACCAAAGTAAAGGTGGAAAAAGCTGCAGGGGGAAGGGAGAAAAGCACCGCTGCCAGGAAAAGTCACGGCGCTGCCGCCGCCACCGTCCCTGAAGATGCCACAGAAGCTGCCGTCACTGGCGATGGTATGGAAGCTGTAGACGGCTCTGATAAAATCCACACCGACGCTATTTTGGTTCCAGCCGGGCCAgtccccctccctcctgaatGGACCACTCATGGGGCCATTACACTGGTCAGCCACGGCACGTCCGGCGAGATCACCGTCATCCATACTGACATGAGCACCGGGACCCAGATGCAGCCTATTGTGACCACGGAGGACACTGAGACGCGCGTCATCGCTCTCTCCACGTCAGCCATCCCTGTCCCGTTCTCCATTCCCATGTCCCTCGCTCAACCCATCCCAATGTCTTCGGAGACCTCCACCATCTCTCTGTCAGTTCCCACCCTCTCAATTCCCGTCTCCGTCTCCGACGCCACGTCGGGGTCCGCGTCATCCGTTCTAGGAGCTGCCACTTCACACACCATTCTGGCCCCAGTTTCAGAGAGCGACGTTGCGTCAGAGGTGGATATTTTACACTCTAGCATTCAGCTCGTGACCGTtggggaggaagaaggagagtcTGCTGCCGTGGAGACGGACGACGGCTCAACCGCTGGACCCAAAAATGACCAAGAAGATGCGGTGTAG